In a single window of the Rhopalosiphum padi isolate XX-2018 chromosome 1, ASM2088224v1, whole genome shotgun sequence genome:
- the LOC132918588 gene encoding G protein-coupled receptor kinase 1 isoform X1: MADLEAVLADVSYLMAMEKSKCTPAARASKKIVLPDPSVRSVMHKYLEKKEEVNFDKIFNQVLGYLLFKDFCEHLPEDEQIPEINFYDEIKRYEKLESVDERRKLARDIYDNYIMKELLSHTHNYPKDAVAHVQKYLMKNEVPVNLFEPYIKVIFNHLREEPFKKFLESDKYTRFCQWKNLELNISLTMNDFSVHRIIGRGGFGEVYGCRKADTGKMYAMKCLDKKRIKMKQGETLALNERIMLSLVSTGVDCPFIVCMTYAFHTPDKLCFILDLMHGGDLHYHLAQHGVFNELDMKFYAAEVILGLEHMHRRFIVYRDLKPANILLDEYGHVRISDLGLACDFSKKKPHASVGTHGYMAPEVLSKGTAYDSSADWFSFGCMLYKLLKGHSPFRQHKTKDKHEIDRMTLTMFMLQNVELPDSFSKSLKDLLEGLLQRDINERIGCRGRGSDELKEHPFFAGLDWQQVYMQKYTPPLIPPRGEVNAADAFDIGSFDEEDTKGIKLTDADQELYKNFSITISERWQNEVAETVFETVNSEADKADQKRKSRQKKFNEHNEEESDCILHGYIKKLGGPFASAWQTRYAKLYPNRLELHSDSGSVKTEVITLDQVLEVSPELVIVKNEQCIVLRMKDGKDGKLVLTNSDEIGLKEWALSLRSTHKSTHDLLKKLKKPGKMFIQEEADPLTSTTNTNGN; encoded by the exons ATGGCCGACTTGGAAGCCGTGCTGGCCGACGTCAGCTACCTGATGGCCATGGAGAAGAGCAAGTGCACGCCGGCAGCCAGAGCCAGCAAGAAAATCGTCTTGCCGGATCCGAG tgttcgAAGTGTAATGCATAAGTACcttgaaaaaaaagaagaagttaattttgataaaatcttCAATCAAGTTTTAG gttacTTGTTATTCAAAGATTTCTGTGAACATCTTCCTGAAGATGAGCAAATACCTGAAATTAACTTCTATGATGAG atcaaaaggtatgaaaaattagaatcagTCGACGAGAGAAGAAAATTAGCTAGAgacatttatgataattatattatgaaagaaCTTTTGTCACATACTCAT aattaccCCAAAGATGCAGTCGCtcatgttcaaaaatatttgatgaaaaatgaAGTGCCTGTTAACTTATTTGAA ccttatattaaagtaatattcaATCATCTTCGGGAAGaaccttttaaaaaatttttagaaag tgataAATATACTAGATTTTGTCAATGGAAAAATTTAGAACTTAATATTTCG ttgACCATGAACGATTTTAGTGTTCACCGTATAATTGGTAGAGGTGGTTTTGGTGAAGTTTATGGTTGTCGAAAAGCTGATACTGGAAAGATGTATGCAATGAAATGTCTTGATAAGAAacgaataaaaatgaaacaaggGGAAACACTTGCGTTAAACGAGCGTATTATGTTGTCTTTAGTCAGTACAGGG GTGGACTGTCCTTTTATTGTTTGTATGACATATGCATTTCATACACCCGATAAGCTTTGTTTCATATTAGACCTAATGCACGGTGGTGATTTACATTATCATTTAGCACAGCATGGTGTATTTAATGAACTTGATATGAAGTTCTATGCTGCTGAAGtaattttag gctTGGAGCATATGCATCGAAGATTTATTGTCTACAGGGACTTAAAACCAGCCAACATTCTTTTAGATGAATATGGACATGTACGAATATCAGATTTAGGTTTAGCTTGTGATTTTTCTAAAAAGAAGCCACATGCTAGCGt ggGAACACATGGTTACATGGCACCAGAAGTGTTATCTAAGGGAACAGCTTATGATTCAAGTGCAGATTGGTTTTCTTTTGGTTGTATGTTATACAAACTACTTAAAGGTCACAGTCCATTCAGACAACATAAAACCAAGGACAAACACGAGATTGATCGAATGACCTTAAcaatg TTTATGTTGCAGAATGTAGAACTTCCAGATTCtttttcaaaaagtttaaaagatCTTTTAGAAGGACTTTTACAACGTGATATTAATGAAAGAATTGGGTGTCGAGGAAGggg atcTGATGAATTGAAAGAACATCCATTTTTTGCCGGACTTGATTGGCAACAAGTATACATGCAAAAATATACACCACCTCTTATACCCCCGAGAGGAGAAGTTAATGCTGCCGATGCATTTGATATTGGTTCGTTTGATGAAGAGGACACTAAAGGCatcaaa ttgacTGATGCTGATCAAGAACTATATAAGAACTTTTCTATAACTATATCTGAAAGATGGCAAAATGAAGTTGCTGAAACAGTATTTGAAACAGTAAACTCTGAAGCAGATAAAGCTGATCAAAAAAGAAAGTCTAGgcaaaaaaaattcaatgaacACAATGAAgaag aatccGATTGTATTCTTCatggatatattaaaaaattaggaGGACCATTTGCATCTGCATGGCAAACAAGGTATGCTAAACTATACCCTAACCGGTTGGAGTTGCATTCAGATTCAGGTTCAGTAAAAACTGAAGTAATTACATTAGACCAAGTATTAGAAGTCAGTCCTGAGTtagtaattgttaaaaatgagCAATGTATTGTATTACGTATGAAAGATGGGAAAGATGGCAAACTAGTTCTCACCAATAGC gatGAAATTGGTTTAAAAGAATGGGCATTGTCATTACGATCTACACATAAATCTACACATGAtctgttaaaaaaattgaagaaacCAGGGAAAATGTTCATACAAGAAGAAGCTGATCCACTAACGTCTACTACAAACACCAACGGAAATTAG
- the LOC132918593 gene encoding selenoprotein S-like isoform X2, with protein sequence MDNMEEEIIYADEEEVTYFQSITGFVQNNGWYFLAFIILLAYLVPKLWPHYLKWLEQRAVAAYDADIKKNPDLFKQKQEELQKARAKFQEEYEKKAKIALEKQKEKEKKILEEKRALLNNGTGGQSINSSEKPKKSKPDYNPLMGSGSGSNYRPPRRSACSGGGCG encoded by the exons ATGGATAATATGGAGGAGGAAATAATTTATGCCGATGAAGAAGAAGTTACGTATTTTCAATCTATTACAG gatttgttcaaaataatggATGGTACTTCCtggcttttataatattattggcatATTTAGTCCCAAAATTATGgcctcattatttaaaatggttAGAACAACGAGCAGTAGCTGCATATGATGCGgacattaaaaaaa atccagatttatttaaacaaaaacaagaaGAATTACAAAAAGCTCGAGCAAAATTCCAAGAAGAATATGAGAAAAAGGCTAAAATAGCActtgaaaaacaaaaagaa aaagaaaagaaaatattagaAGAAAAACgagcattattaaataatggaaCAGGAGGACAGTCAATTAATAGTTctgaaaaaccaaaaaaatcaaaaccag atTACAATCCTTTAATGGGATCTGGCAGTGGTTCAAATTATAGACCTCCAAGGAGAAGTGCATGTTCTGGAGGAGGGTGTGgataa
- the LOC132918588 gene encoding G protein-coupled receptor kinase 1 isoform X2, whose translation MADLEAVLADVSYLMAMEKSKCTPAARASKKIVLPDPSVRSVMHKYLEKKEEVNFDKIFNQVLGYLLFKDFCEHLPEDEQIPEINFYDEIKRYEKLESVDERRKLARDIYDNYIMKELLSHTHNYPKDAVAHVQKYLMKNEVPVNLFEPYIKVIFNHLREEPFKKFLESDKYTRFCQWKNLELNISLTMNDFSVHRIIGRGGFGEVYGCRKADTGKMYAMKCLDKKRIKMKQGETLALNERIMLSLVSTGVDCPFIVCMTYAFHTPDKLCFILDLMHGGDLHYHLAQHGVFNELDMKFYAAEVILGLEHMHRRFIVYRDLKPANILLDEYGHVRISDLGLACDFSKKKPHASVGTHGYMAPEVLSKGTAYDSSADWFSFGCMLYKLLKGHSPFRQHKTKDKHEIDRMTLTMNVELPDSFSKSLKDLLEGLLQRDINERIGCRGRGSDELKEHPFFAGLDWQQVYMQKYTPPLIPPRGEVNAADAFDIGSFDEEDTKGIKLTDADQELYKNFSITISERWQNEVAETVFETVNSEADKADQKRKSRQKKFNEHNEEESDCILHGYIKKLGGPFASAWQTRYAKLYPNRLELHSDSGSVKTEVITLDQVLEVSPELVIVKNEQCIVLRMKDGKDGKLVLTNSDEIGLKEWALSLRSTHKSTHDLLKKLKKPGKMFIQEEADPLTSTTNTNGN comes from the exons ATGGCCGACTTGGAAGCCGTGCTGGCCGACGTCAGCTACCTGATGGCCATGGAGAAGAGCAAGTGCACGCCGGCAGCCAGAGCCAGCAAGAAAATCGTCTTGCCGGATCCGAG tgttcgAAGTGTAATGCATAAGTACcttgaaaaaaaagaagaagttaattttgataaaatcttCAATCAAGTTTTAG gttacTTGTTATTCAAAGATTTCTGTGAACATCTTCCTGAAGATGAGCAAATACCTGAAATTAACTTCTATGATGAG atcaaaaggtatgaaaaattagaatcagTCGACGAGAGAAGAAAATTAGCTAGAgacatttatgataattatattatgaaagaaCTTTTGTCACATACTCAT aattaccCCAAAGATGCAGTCGCtcatgttcaaaaatatttgatgaaaaatgaAGTGCCTGTTAACTTATTTGAA ccttatattaaagtaatattcaATCATCTTCGGGAAGaaccttttaaaaaatttttagaaag tgataAATATACTAGATTTTGTCAATGGAAAAATTTAGAACTTAATATTTCG ttgACCATGAACGATTTTAGTGTTCACCGTATAATTGGTAGAGGTGGTTTTGGTGAAGTTTATGGTTGTCGAAAAGCTGATACTGGAAAGATGTATGCAATGAAATGTCTTGATAAGAAacgaataaaaatgaaacaaggGGAAACACTTGCGTTAAACGAGCGTATTATGTTGTCTTTAGTCAGTACAGGG GTGGACTGTCCTTTTATTGTTTGTATGACATATGCATTTCATACACCCGATAAGCTTTGTTTCATATTAGACCTAATGCACGGTGGTGATTTACATTATCATTTAGCACAGCATGGTGTATTTAATGAACTTGATATGAAGTTCTATGCTGCTGAAGtaattttag gctTGGAGCATATGCATCGAAGATTTATTGTCTACAGGGACTTAAAACCAGCCAACATTCTTTTAGATGAATATGGACATGTACGAATATCAGATTTAGGTTTAGCTTGTGATTTTTCTAAAAAGAAGCCACATGCTAGCGt ggGAACACATGGTTACATGGCACCAGAAGTGTTATCTAAGGGAACAGCTTATGATTCAAGTGCAGATTGGTTTTCTTTTGGTTGTATGTTATACAAACTACTTAAAGGTCACAGTCCATTCAGACAACATAAAACCAAGGACAAACACGAGATTGATCGAATGACCTTAAcaatg AATGTAGAACTTCCAGATTCtttttcaaaaagtttaaaagatCTTTTAGAAGGACTTTTACAACGTGATATTAATGAAAGAATTGGGTGTCGAGGAAGggg atcTGATGAATTGAAAGAACATCCATTTTTTGCCGGACTTGATTGGCAACAAGTATACATGCAAAAATATACACCACCTCTTATACCCCCGAGAGGAGAAGTTAATGCTGCCGATGCATTTGATATTGGTTCGTTTGATGAAGAGGACACTAAAGGCatcaaa ttgacTGATGCTGATCAAGAACTATATAAGAACTTTTCTATAACTATATCTGAAAGATGGCAAAATGAAGTTGCTGAAACAGTATTTGAAACAGTAAACTCTGAAGCAGATAAAGCTGATCAAAAAAGAAAGTCTAGgcaaaaaaaattcaatgaacACAATGAAgaag aatccGATTGTATTCTTCatggatatattaaaaaattaggaGGACCATTTGCATCTGCATGGCAAACAAGGTATGCTAAACTATACCCTAACCGGTTGGAGTTGCATTCAGATTCAGGTTCAGTAAAAACTGAAGTAATTACATTAGACCAAGTATTAGAAGTCAGTCCTGAGTtagtaattgttaaaaatgagCAATGTATTGTATTACGTATGAAAGATGGGAAAGATGGCAAACTAGTTCTCACCAATAGC gatGAAATTGGTTTAAAAGAATGGGCATTGTCATTACGATCTACACATAAATCTACACATGAtctgttaaaaaaattgaagaaacCAGGGAAAATGTTCATACAAGAAGAAGCTGATCCACTAACGTCTACTACAAACACCAACGGAAATTAG
- the LOC132918593 gene encoding selenoprotein S-like isoform X1: protein MDNMEEEIIYADEEEVTYFQSITDYLWNILGFVQNNGWYFLAFIILLAYLVPKLWPHYLKWLEQRAVAAYDADIKKNPDLFKQKQEELQKARAKFQEEYEKKAKIALEKQKEKEKKILEEKRALLNNGTGGQSINSSEKPKKSKPDYNPLMGSGSGSNYRPPRRSACSGGGCG, encoded by the exons ATGGATAATATGGAGGAGGAAATAATTTATGCCGATGAAGAAGAAGTTACGTATTTTCAATCTATTACAG ACTACCTATGGAATATTTTAggatttgttcaaaataatggATGGTACTTCCtggcttttataatattattggcatATTTAGTCCCAAAATTATGgcctcattatttaaaatggttAGAACAACGAGCAGTAGCTGCATATGATGCGgacattaaaaaaa atccagatttatttaaacaaaaacaagaaGAATTACAAAAAGCTCGAGCAAAATTCCAAGAAGAATATGAGAAAAAGGCTAAAATAGCActtgaaaaacaaaaagaa aaagaaaagaaaatattagaAGAAAAACgagcattattaaataatggaaCAGGAGGACAGTCAATTAATAGTTctgaaaaaccaaaaaaatcaaaaccag atTACAATCCTTTAATGGGATCTGGCAGTGGTTCAAATTATAGACCTCCAAGGAGAAGTGCATGTTCTGGAGGAGGGTGTGgataa
- the LOC132918596 gene encoding S-phase kinase-associated protein 1-like, whose product MPMIKLQSSDGEVFQVDFEIAKASVTIKTMVEDLGLEEEDEEIVPLPNVNAGILKKVIQWATYHKDDPPPSEDDEGREKRTDDISSWDADFLKVDQGTLFELILAANYLDIKGLLDVTCKTVANMIKGKTPEEIRKTFNIKNDFTAAEEDQVRKENEWCEEK is encoded by the coding sequence ATGCCTATGATAAAGTTACAAAGTTCAGATGGAGAAGTGTTTCAAGTTGACTTCGAGATCGCCAAAGCTTCAGTGACTATCAAAACTATGGTTGAAGACTTAGGATTGGAAGAGGAAGATGAGGAGATCGTTCCGTTGCCTAACGTGAATGCTGGTATATTGAAAAAAGTCATCCAGTGGGCAACATACCACAAGGACGACCCACCACCGTCCGAAGACGATGAAGGACGTGAGAAGCGCACGGATGATATATCCAGTTGGGATGCTGATTTCTTGAAGGTGGATCAGGGTACACTCTTTGAACTTATATTGGCCGCCAACTATTTGGATATCAAAGGATTGTTAGATGTCACTTGCAAGACAGTCGCCAATATGATCAAGGGTAAAACACCAGAGGAAATAAGGAAAACTTTcaacataaaaaatgatttcacAGCAGCAGAGGAGGATCAAGTACGTAAAGAGAATGAATGGTGCGAGGAAAAGTAA